A single region of the Campylobacter sp. MIT 99-7217 genome encodes:
- a CDS encoding tripartite tricarboxylate transporter substrate binding protein, which translates to MKLKSLCCALILLSSLALAKEPNRPECIAPAQPGGGFDLTCKFIQVGMLDAKLLTKPMRVTYLPGGVGVVAYNTMITNKAKDANVVTAFSSGTLLNIATGKHGKYNENDVKWLASAGVDYGMVAVRADSPIKSFQDLITALKKDPGSISVAAGGSIGGQDWMQTALLSKAAGIDVKKIRFVAFEGGGDAFSALLGGHVHVLSGGIAELLPHVEAKSVRVLALFSPERLSGVLASVPTAKELGYDVQWVTLRGYYMAPKITNEEYNWWLEAFNKFHQSEAYKEQLKQRGLFEFKKTGKEFEDFVKKQVQDYRVLAKEFGLIK; encoded by the coding sequence ATGAAATTAAAATCTTTATGCTGTGCATTGATTTTGCTAAGTTCTTTAGCCTTAGCAAAAGAGCCAAATCGTCCCGAGTGTATAGCTCCTGCTCAACCAGGCGGTGGCTTTGACTTGACTTGTAAATTTATTCAAGTTGGTATGCTTGATGCCAAACTTCTTACTAAGCCCATGAGGGTTACTTATTTACCGGGTGGAGTTGGTGTTGTGGCTTATAATACCATGATCACAAATAAAGCTAAAGATGCTAATGTCGTAACAGCTTTTTCAAGTGGAACTTTACTTAATATAGCCACTGGCAAACATGGTAAATACAATGAAAATGATGTTAAATGGCTTGCAAGTGCTGGAGTTGATTATGGTATGGTTGCTGTAAGAGCAGATTCTCCTATTAAAAGTTTTCAAGATTTGATTACAGCTTTAAAAAAGGATCCTGGTTCTATTAGTGTCGCTGCTGGTGGTTCTATAGGAGGACAAGATTGGATGCAAACGGCTTTATTGAGTAAGGCTGCTGGTATAGATGTGAAGAAAATTCGCTTTGTGGCTTTTGAGGGAGGCGGTGATGCTTTTTCTGCACTTTTAGGGGGACATGTTCATGTTTTAAGTGGAGGCATAGCCGAGCTTTTACCTCATGTAGAAGCAAAATCTGTAAGGGTTTTAGCTCTTTTTTCACCCGAGAGACTTTCTGGAGTTTTAGCTAGTGTTCCTACGGCAAAAGAATTAGGATATGATGTGCAGTGGGTTACTTTAAGAGGTTATTATATGGCTCCTAAAATAACTAATGAAGAATATAATTGGTGGCTTGAAGCCTTTAATAAATTTCATCAAAGCGAGGCTTATAAAGAGCAACTCAAACAAAGAGGTTTATTTGAGTTTAAGAAGACAGGCAAAGAATTTGAAGACTTTGTGAAAAAGCAAGTGCAAGATTATAGAGTCTTAGCAAAAGAATTTGGTCTTATAAAGTAA
- a CDS encoding tripartite tricarboxylate transporter TctB family protein: MISTRILASILIVLSLAGIYIGWGITTPFSYEPLGPRPFPIGTLILLTFCSFLLFFFAEDTNVKWPDTKLLKKLVALVLSFFIFAFCFEYLGFIICSGLLMFVMALLFGTNIIKALIFSALASVILYYCFDDLLQITLPSGYIFG, translated from the coding sequence ATGATTAGCACCCGAATTTTAGCTTCTATTTTGATTGTTTTGTCTTTAGCTGGCATTTACATAGGTTGGGGTATAACTACCCCATTTAGTTATGAGCCTTTAGGTCCGCGTCCTTTTCCTATAGGAACTTTGATCTTGCTTACATTCTGTTCGTTTTTGCTTTTTTTCTTTGCCGAGGATACAAATGTAAAGTGGCCTGATACCAAGCTTTTAAAAAAACTTGTCGCCCTTGTACTTTCTTTTTTCATTTTCGCTTTTTGCTTTGAGTATTTGGGTTTTATCATTTGTAGTGGGCTTTTGATGTTTGTTATGGCTTTACTTTTTGGGACAAATATCATTAAAGCATTGATTTTTTCGGCATTAGCAAGTGTTATTTTGTATTATTGTTTTGATGATTTATTGCAAATTACCTTGCCTTCTGGTTATATTTTTGGATAA